The Gloeocapsa sp. PCC 73106 region TAGGAGCTACTGGCGCGGTGGGAACGGAGATTATCCAACTGTTGGAAACTCGTCAATTTCCAGTCAGTGAGTTAAGGCTGTTAGCGTCATCTCGTTCGGTTGGCAAAACTCTGAGCTTCAAACAGGAGCAGATTCCTATACAACCTCTAGAAGCTGATGCTTTTGATGGAATAGACATCGTACTGGCTTCAGCCGGTGGCTCTATTTCCCAAACCTGGTTACCCCAAGCCGTAGCCGCGGGAGCCGTAGCTATTGATAATTCTAGCGCCTTTAGAATGGATCCTACGGTGCCTTTAGTTGTACCAGAAATCAATCCCGAACAGGTGTACCAGCATCGTGGTATTATAGCTAATCCAAATTGTACCACTATATTACTAGGGGTTTGTGTTTGGCCTCTACATCAGGTGCAACCGATTAAACGTCTAATTGTATCTACTTATCAATCGGCTAGTGGTGCGGGTGCTCAAGCTATGGCTGAGTTAAAAGTACAAGCAAGAGCGATTTTAAATGGAGAAACTCCACCTACGCAAGCTTTTCCTTATCCTTTGGCATTTAATTTGTTTCCCCATAATTCGCCTTTAAATGCGGCGGGTTACTGTCAGGAAGAGACGAAAATGGTGAATGAAACTCGTAAAATATTTAATGAGCCAGGATTTAGTCTCAGTGCTACTTGTGTTAGAGTTCCCGTATTGCGCGCCCATTCTGAAGCGGTTAATCTAGAATTTGCTAGTCCTTTTGCGGTAGATAAAGCTAGAGAAATTCTCAGCGTAGCGCCGGGAGTTAAGTTAGTAGAAGACTGGGAAGCTAACTATTTTCCTATGCCCATTGACGCCACTGGACAAGATGATGTCTTAGTAGGGCGCATTCGTCAAGATATTTCCCACCCTAATGGTTTAGAATTGTGGCTATGTGGCGACCAAATTCGCAAAGGGGCAGCTTTAAATGCTGTACAAATCGCAGAATTGTTAGTATAAGTGAGAATATATGAGTAATGCTTCATGGGGAAGAGTAATCACAGCGATGGTGACGCCCTTTACAGCAGATGGTCAAGTTAATTATGGTGTAGCTGAGGAGTTAGCCGCTCATTTAGTAGAGCATGGTAGCGATGGTTTGGTTTTGTGCGGAACTACCGGAGAATCTCCTACTTTAAATTGGGAAGAGGAAAATGAGTTATTTAAGGTAGTCAAGCAAGCTGTAGGGGGAAAAGCGAAGATAATCGCGGGCACGGGTTCAAATAGCACCAGTGAAGCGATCGCAGCCACGCAAGAAGCGGCTAAGTTGGGGTTAGATGCCTCGTTACAGGTAGTTCCCTACTATAATAAGCCCCCTCAAGCAGGAATCGAGCAGCATTTTCGGGCGATCGCCGCGGCGGCTCCAGATTTACCCATGATGCTCTACAATATACCAGGCCGTACGGGTCAAAATATGACCCCCGAGACTATTGCTAGACTAGCGGAAGTGGAAAACATCGTGGCTGTAAAAGAAGCCAGTGGCAATTTAGATGAAGCTTGCGCGATACGTACCCTAACTCCTGATACTTTTGCCATTTATTCAGGGGAAGACTCTCTGACTTTACCCATGTTAACCGTGGGAGGGATGGGAGTAGTTAGTGTAGCTAGTCACTTAGTAGGTAAAGAAATGCAGGGGATGATTGAAGCCTTCGTCACAGGTAAAACCAGCTTAGCTGTGGAAATCCAGTTAAAATTATATCCCCTGTTTAAAATTTTGTTCTGCACTACTAATCCTATACCGATTAAAGCCGCCTTGAGATTACAGGGTTGGCAAGTAGGATCTCTGCGTTCTCCTTTGTGCGATCTTCCTTTAGAATTGGAAACAAAATTAGCAAGAGTTTTAGAGAATCTAGCTTTAATTTAGGTAAAATAAAGCCAAAAGTGTTAAACTAGAAGTAGCTAACTAGCTGGTGATCAAAGCTAGGGCAAAGTATTAGTAATTAGTCAAAATTACCTCACTTCAAAACCACAAGTTTTTACGACAAACAAAATAAATAAGAGGAGAACTATGCGTAAAAAAACAGAGCAAAAACCAAACCTAAAAATTATTCCTTTAGGTGGGTTACACGAAATTGGCAAAAATACTTGTGTCTTCGAATACGAAGATGAAATCATTTTACTAGATGCAGGTATCGCTTTTCCTACGGATGAAATGCACGGGGTTAATGTTGTCCTTCCGGACATGACCTATTTACAAGAAAATCAGCACCGGATCAAAGGAATGGTAGTCACCCATGGACATGAGGATCATATCGGAGGTATCGCTTACCATCTGCAACAAATTGACATACCAGTAATTTATGGTCCTCGTCTGGCGATGTGCTTACTGCAGGATAAACTACAAGAAGCAGGATTGTTGGAGCGCACTAAATTACATAACGTTTCACCTCGTGAGATCGTGAGAATCGGTTCATCATTTTACGTAGAATTTCTGCGCAATACTCACTCCATCGCCGATAGTTATACCATCGCTCTCCATACCCCTATCGGTGTAGTAATTCACTCTGGAGACTTCAAAATCGACCACACCCCAGTAGATGGGGAACATTTTGACTTACAGAGATTAGCAGAGCACGGAGAAAAAGGGGTATTAGCTCTACTGAGCGACTCTACTAATGCCGAAATACCTGGTCACACCCCATCAGAAAGTTCCGTCTATCCCAATCTAGATCGCGTCTTTAGTCAAGCTCAAGGACGAATCATGTTGACGACTTTCGCTTCTTCGGTACACCGTGTTAATATCGTTCTGAGTTTAGCGGAAAAACACGATCGCAAAGTAGCGGTAGTGGGTCGATCCATGCTCAACGTCATTGCTCATGCTCGTAACCTGGGCTATATCAAGTGTCGAGATGACTTGTTCGTACCTTTAAGACAGAGTAACAGTCTCCCTGAGGAAAAAATCGTGATTCTCACCACAGGATCTCAAGGTGAACCTCTTTCTGCTCTAACGCGTATTTCCAAAGGAGAACACCGAGATTTAAAAATTCGTCAGGGAGATACGGTGATCTTCTCAGCTAACCCCATTCCTGGTAACACGATCGCTGTAGTTAACACGATTGATCGCCTGATGAAAATGGGAGCTCACGTGGTTTATGGACGTCATTTAGGTATTCACGTCTCGGGTCATGGTGCTCAAGAAGATCATAAACTGATGTTAGCACTGACTAAGCCCAAATTTTTCGTACCCGTACACGGGGAATATCGGATGTTAATTAAACATTCAGAAACAGCCCAAAGTATGGGTATATCCCCGGAAAATATCCTGATTATTGACAATGGGGATATTATCGAACTAACGGAAGATAGTATTGAAATAGTGGGTAAAGTACAATCGGGTATCAAACTGGTCGATCGCGAAGGGATAGTTCACGAACAGGTGATGCAAGATCGTCAACAACTAGCAGAAGATGGTGTGATTACCGTTGCTGCTACGGTAGATTGGGAAGGTAAGCTCATCGCTAAACCAGAAATTAACCTCAGGGGTGTAGTGACTAATATAGACCAATCTCTACTTAAAGAATTGATTCTGCGAGCAGTGGAAAAAACCGCGAGCGATCGCTGGCAAGAATTTAGTCAGACTGTTGACGATGAGATTCAAGTACAGTGGAATTTCTTAAAACAGGAAATTGAATCGAGTTTACGTCGACTGATCAAACGAGAAACCCAAACGGTGCCTTTGCTCGTTTTCTTGTTACAACACCCTGAAAAATCAGAAAAACCTGCGGAATCTAAAGTTTATCGCCGTAAACGCCCCACTGCTTCTATCGCTTCTTAGACTTATTTTTGCTTTTTAGCAGCTAGTTGTTGTTGAATAGTACCCAAGAGCATTTTTAAGTTTTCTTCCTGGGGGTAGAGGGCGATTAACTTTTCTAAAGGGGCGATCGCTCCTTCTAGATCATTAAGCTGTAATCGTACCTCTACTAGACCCTGTAGCGCTGTTGTATTGTCTGGTTCTCTCTCAAGGACCAACTGATAACCTTGTTCTTGAGCTTTGAGTTGCTCTAATTCCGACTGAGTTTCTGTAGTAGCTTGAGGTGCAGGAGCAGGGTTACGCAACAATTCAAAGAGTAAAAAAACTGTAGAAGTTAAAAAACCTAGACCAGAAATTAGCACCATAACACGTTTCCAGGTCTTTTTTGGAGAAGTTGAGGGTTTAGGAGGCATAATCAAGATTTGATATCAAGTTCGGGTAAATACTTATACATAAAAGCGAGTAGGGGTAAAGGGTAAAGGGTAAAGGGTAAAGCTTTAGATAAAAATGTGACTCACTTTCTTTATGGTAACTAATTAAGCGGACATAATATGAGTGGCTAAACCCTATTATATAGCGCTAATGAACCCTATACCCATCCAGAAATATGGCTATTGTCCCGCTATTATTGGATACCAATCATCATCAAGAATTTGCTCAAGGGAAAATGGACAATCCAATGGATATTCTGACTCATCTCTTAATTTCAGTTTTCGAAATTTACTCTCTTTAATCGCCAATTTTTGGGCATCAGGATAAGCACTTTCAATCGCGAATGGAAGAAATTTGGTGATTAATTTATACTTACTTTTTGCTTTTAAAATGCGATTTCTCTGCTCATCAATTGAGCGATACCAGCTTAATGTCATCCAATCAGGCGCATCGCTTTGGACGTAAAGCTTAAGTAAATGAGCAATTAATATAACCAAATTACTTTCAATAACATCTTTGGGATTACCCATTTCTAATAATTCAAGTAAATTATCCCAATCTAATAAATCGGGCTTTCTTTCCTTTAAGGCGATCGCTTGACTTTCTAACCATTGTTCATAATCAGTTTCGTAAAGACTATTAGCCATCTTCTAATCTCCTCCTTTTTATTATTTTTAGCGATCGCCATTGATAAGTAGACTTTTTCCTCATATTTCTTTACAGACACTCTCTACCTTGAAAACGACCTACTAACCAATTCTCTAAATGGAGATTAGCAATATTCTCAAAGTGACGAGTATTATCAGTAACTAAAATATCATTGCGAGAACGAGCCACACCAGCGATTAAAGCATCTAAATGTCCTGTTGGTTTACCAATTTTTCTTAACTCACTTTGAATTTTACCAAACTCAAGAGCCGCTTTTTCGTCAAAAACAATTAATCTTAACTGACTGACAAAATGGTTAATATTAGTCAAATTTTGCTCAACTTTACTTGAACAATAAACTCCTTTATACAATTCCCCCAATACTAAAGTAGATAAATAAGATTGTTTATATTTTGAACGAAAATTATTTACGGCATTTTCATTGTTTTTAAAAATAGCTATACAAATATTAGTATCTAACAAATACATGCTCTATTTAAATTAATTGTCAAAATCTAAGTTAACTTCTTTCCCATAATTTAAATGCCTTTCTTTATCTATATCATTAAAAATATCCG contains the following coding sequences:
- a CDS encoding aspartate-semialdehyde dehydrogenase gives rise to the protein MADEVRVAILGATGAVGTEIIQLLETRQFPVSELRLLASSRSVGKTLSFKQEQIPIQPLEADAFDGIDIVLASAGGSISQTWLPQAVAAGAVAIDNSSAFRMDPTVPLVVPEINPEQVYQHRGIIANPNCTTILLGVCVWPLHQVQPIKRLIVSTYQSASGAGAQAMAELKVQARAILNGETPPTQAFPYPLAFNLFPHNSPLNAAGYCQEETKMVNETRKIFNEPGFSLSATCVRVPVLRAHSEAVNLEFASPFAVDKAREILSVAPGVKLVEDWEANYFPMPIDATGQDDVLVGRIRQDISHPNGLELWLCGDQIRKGAALNAVQIAELLV
- the dapA gene encoding 4-hydroxy-tetrahydrodipicolinate synthase — translated: MSNASWGRVITAMVTPFTADGQVNYGVAEELAAHLVEHGSDGLVLCGTTGESPTLNWEEENELFKVVKQAVGGKAKIIAGTGSNSTSEAIAATQEAAKLGLDASLQVVPYYNKPPQAGIEQHFRAIAAAAPDLPMMLYNIPGRTGQNMTPETIARLAEVENIVAVKEASGNLDEACAIRTLTPDTFAIYSGEDSLTLPMLTVGGMGVVSVASHLVGKEMQGMIEAFVTGKTSLAVEIQLKLYPLFKILFCTTNPIPIKAALRLQGWQVGSLRSPLCDLPLELETKLARVLENLALI
- a CDS encoding ribonuclease J yields the protein MRKKTEQKPNLKIIPLGGLHEIGKNTCVFEYEDEIILLDAGIAFPTDEMHGVNVVLPDMTYLQENQHRIKGMVVTHGHEDHIGGIAYHLQQIDIPVIYGPRLAMCLLQDKLQEAGLLERTKLHNVSPREIVRIGSSFYVEFLRNTHSIADSYTIALHTPIGVVIHSGDFKIDHTPVDGEHFDLQRLAEHGEKGVLALLSDSTNAEIPGHTPSESSVYPNLDRVFSQAQGRIMLTTFASSVHRVNIVLSLAEKHDRKVAVVGRSMLNVIAHARNLGYIKCRDDLFVPLRQSNSLPEEKIVILTTGSQGEPLSALTRISKGEHRDLKIRQGDTVIFSANPIPGNTIAVVNTIDRLMKMGAHVVYGRHLGIHVSGHGAQEDHKLMLALTKPKFFVPVHGEYRMLIKHSETAQSMGISPENILIIDNGDIIELTEDSIEIVGKVQSGIKLVDREGIVHEQVMQDRQQLAEDGVITVAATVDWEGKLIAKPEINLRGVVTNIDQSLLKELILRAVEKTASDRWQEFSQTVDDEIQVQWNFLKQEIESSLRRLIKRETQTVPLLVFLLQHPEKSEKPAESKVYRRKRPTASIAS
- a CDS encoding M48 family metallopeptidase codes for the protein MVLISGLGFLTSTVFLLFELLRNPAPAPQATTETQSELEQLKAQEQGYQLVLEREPDNTTALQGLVEVRLQLNDLEGAIAPLEKLIALYPQEENLKMLLGTIQQQLAAKKQK
- a CDS encoding DUF29 domain-containing protein, with protein sequence MANSLYETDYEQWLESQAIALKERKPDLLDWDNLLELLEMGNPKDVIESNLVILIAHLLKLYVQSDAPDWMTLSWYRSIDEQRNRILKAKSKYKLITKFLPFAIESAYPDAQKLAIKESKFRKLKLRDESEYPLDCPFSLEQILDDDWYPIIAGQ
- a CDS encoding type II toxin-antitoxin system VapC family toxin, encoding MYLLDTNICIAIFKNNENAVNNFRSKYKQSYLSTLVLGELYKGVYCSSKVEQNLTNINHFVSQLRLIVFDEKAALEFGKIQSELRKIGKPTGHLDALIAGVARSRNDILVTDNTRHFENIANLHLENWLVGRFQGRECL